From the Lathyrus oleraceus cultivar Zhongwan6 chromosome 4, CAAS_Psat_ZW6_1.0, whole genome shotgun sequence genome, one window contains:
- the LOC127137996 gene encoding uncharacterized protein LOC127137996 → MGSEDNNNEVKIRELLCPDVKKRVVEFLRDYVDVFAWSYQDMPGLGTDIMEHRLPLKPECPPIKHKLRRTRPDMATEEDHVGYFLKLFQRLRKFKLRLNPNKCNFGVRSGKPLGFIVSQKGIEVDPDKVKSIREMPTPKTEK, encoded by the exons ATGGGTTCCGAAGATAACAATAACGAAGTCAAGATTAGGGAACTActttgtccagatgttaagaagaggGTGGTAGAGTTTCTTAGAGAttatgtggatgtgtttgcttggtcttatcaagatatgccaggtctaGGTACTGatattatggagcatagattaccattgaagccagaatgtccgccaATTAAACATAAGTTGAGAAGAACTcgtcctgatatggct actgaagaagatcatgttggGTATTTCTTGAAGTTGTTTCAGCggttgagaaagtttaaactccgcttgaatcctaataagtgtaaTTTCGGTGTCCGCTCAGGAAAGCcgttgggttttattgtcagccagaaaggtattgaagtagatcctgataaAGTCAAATCCATTCGAGAAATGCCTACACCAAAGACTGAAAAATAA
- the LOC127137997 gene encoding uncharacterized protein LOC127137997: MGVRLEEGVREGRLKEGGSSDSSRRYGNGLPKKKEHDANAISQEKCRRSPRNNQRHQQVASVTLVINPSLAVQIAPTYQPCFQQHTNQQNQQHQHNQKILLQTRTPPVILKELPWWYKPDHHCAFHQGASGHDIENCLALKVEVRRLMQNGILSFKDFSPNVQANSLPKHGGATMNMVEGCPGKYCVFNVNPTRKSLVEMHATLCELSYYNHDHASCHICSRNPRGFAVVKRDLQEMLDQNLIHITRDRGRYEHEKYVVSLLVIHLVGPMPYESNKVIPYKYNATMLEDGKEVLIRSFSYFVNIADVSGVTRSGRVFAVVAPKRTEDVVVGNPTQEKTSIMQSGQSSGVSRNSDQDEVLKLIKSDFNVVDQLLHTSSKVFVISLLVNSEAHREVLQKLLKQVYVDHEVTIDQFDGIMANITACNNLSFSNEEFPEQGRNHNFALHISMNSQEDALSNMLMDTGSSLNGLPKSTMSKLSYQGSLMRFSGVVVKAFDGSMKTNGESMTSLKDAQHMVENGQPSRWGQVVVLAENKNIAGLGFSPGSTRRDLKRIQEVFHSVDIIHSKDQFDAAIMEDNEEQEAPYFVMH; the protein is encoded by the exons atgggagtgagattagaagaaggtgttcGTGAAGGACGATTGAAAGAAGGTGGTTCATCTGATAGTTCCAGAAGGTATGGGAATGGCTTGCCCAAAAAGAAGGAACATGATGCTAATGCTATTTCACAAGAGAAGTGTAGGAGATCTCCGAGAAACAATCAGCGTCACCAGCAGGTGGCATCAGTTACTCTAGTTATTAATCCTTCTCTGGCTGTTCAAATAGCACCAACTTATCAACCATGTTTTCAACAACATACCAATCAACAgaatcaacaacatcaacataacC AgaaaattctgctacaaacaagaACTCCACCAGTTATTCTGAAAGAgcttccatggtggtataaacctgatcATCATTGTGCATTCCATCAAGGAGCATCCggtcatgatattgaaaattgtttagCTTTGAAAGTTGAGGTGAGAAGATTAATGCAAAATGGTATTTTGTCTTTTAAAGACTTTAGTCCTAATGTGCAAGCCAATTCGTTGCCTAAACATGGTGGTGCAACTATGAATATGGTTGAAGGATGTCCAGGAAAATACTGTGTTTTTAACGTCAATCCGACCAGAAAATCCTTGGTCGAAATGCATGCAACATTGTGCGAGTTGAGCTATTATAACCATGACCATGCTTCTTGCCACATTTGTTCCAGAAACCCTCGAGGGTTTGCTGTGGTGAAAAGAGACTTACAAGAGATGCTGGATCAAAATCTTATTCATATTACAAGGGATAGGGGTAGATATGAGCATGAG AAGTATGTTGTTTCTCTGTTGGTCATTCATTTGGTGGGTCCTATGCCATATGAATCTAACAAAGTTATTCCTTACAagtacaatgctaccatgttAGAAGATGGTAAAGAAGTCCTTATTCGTTCCTTTTCATATTTTGTAAACATTGCCGATGTAAGTGgtgtgacccgaagtggtcgagTATTTGCTGTTGTAGCTCCTAAAAGAACTGAAGATGTTGTGGTAGGGAATCCAACTCAAGAGAAAACTTCTATTATGCAGTCTGGTCAATCTAGCGGTGTGAGTCGGAATTCTGATCAAGATGAAGTGTTAAAATTGATTAAGAGTGATTTCAATGTGGTGGATCAGTTATTGCACACCTCGTCCAAGGTATTCGTCATATCTTTGCTGGTGAATTCAGAAGCTCATAGAGAGGTTTTGCAGAAACTATTAAAGCAAGTCTATGTGGACCATGAGGTGACAATTGATCAATTCGATGGAATTATGGCCAATATTACCGCATGTAATAATTTGAGCTTCAGTAATGAAGAGTTTCCCGAGCAAGGGAGGAACCATAACTTTGCTTTGCACATCTCTATGAACAGTCAAGAAGATGCCCTATCCAATATGTTGATGGACACTGGTTCTTCTCTGAATGGTTTACCCAAGTCCACTATGTCCAAGCTTTCTTATCAAGGTTCTCTGATGAGATTtagtggggttgttgtgaaagcctTCGATGGCTCGATGAAGACC AATGGAGAATCCATGACTTCTTTGAAAGACGCACAACacatggtggagaatggtcaacCTTCTAGATGGGGACAAGTCGTCGTACTTGCTGAGAATAAGAACATAGCTGGTTTAGGCTTTTCACCCGGTTCAACTCGGAGAGATTTGAAGAGAATTCAGGAAGTGTTTCATAGTGTCGACATTATTCATTCAAAAGATCAGTTTGATGCCGCAATCATGGAAGATAACGAAGAGCAAGAAGCGCCATACTTTGTGATGCACTGA